A stretch of the Phycisphaerales bacterium genome encodes the following:
- the ilvE gene encoding branched-chain-amino-acid transaminase, which yields MSSHSDNTMNNAGSESPAATLSKGHNAKSSLKIWLDGEFLDHEKAVVSVFDHGLLYGDGCFEGIRIYNGRIFKLRTHLERMFRSAELLRLKSPYTIDEIEAACRESVVVNEIANGYIRLVFTRGVGGLGLNPFLCDKPTVFIISDSIQLYPAEMYETGLRVVMAERRRFPINCLDPSIKSLNYLNNIMAKVEAIDQGVLEAIMLNNDGHISEGTGDNIFIVKDKAILTPSTEAGILHGITRQYVMEELAPAIGFEVEERMMYPQHILEADEVFLTGTACEIIGVTHLDDQEIGAGQVGPITKSLEAEFRKRVENNAPED from the coding sequence ATGTCCTCTCACAGCGATAACACCATGAACAATGCTGGCTCAGAATCTCCAGCCGCGACCTTGTCAAAAGGGCACAACGCAAAGTCAAGCTTGAAGATCTGGCTTGATGGCGAGTTTTTAGACCATGAGAAGGCAGTGGTTTCTGTCTTTGATCATGGACTGCTGTATGGCGATGGCTGCTTCGAGGGTATTCGGATTTATAACGGTCGAATTTTTAAACTGCGCACACACCTGGAGCGTATGTTTCGTTCAGCAGAGCTTCTGCGACTAAAATCGCCTTATACGATCGATGAAATTGAAGCAGCCTGTCGTGAATCGGTTGTGGTGAACGAAATTGCCAACGGCTATATCCGACTGGTCTTTACACGTGGCGTTGGTGGACTTGGCCTCAATCCATTTCTTTGTGATAAGCCGACCGTCTTCATCATTTCTGACAGTATTCAGCTCTATCCAGCTGAGATGTATGAGACCGGCTTGCGAGTTGTCATGGCGGAGCGTCGTCGATTTCCAATCAATTGCTTAGATCCATCTATTAAGAGCCTCAACTACTTGAACAATATCATGGCCAAGGTGGAGGCAATCGATCAAGGTGTTTTAGAGGCAATCATGCTCAATAATGATGGGCATATTTCTGAGGGCACCGGCGATAATATTTTCATTGTAAAAGATAAAGCAATTCTTACGCCATCCACTGAAGCGGGAATCCTTCATGGCATTACGCGACAGTATGTCATGGAAGAACTTGCACCAGCAATCGGTTTTGAGGTGGAAGAACGGATGATGTACCCACAACACATTCTTGAAGCCGATGAGGTTTTTCTCACCGGCACCGCATGTGAGATCATTGGGGTAACACATCTTGATGATCAAGAAATTGGGGCAGGTCAAGTTGGCCCTATTACGAAATCACTCGAAGCCGAGTTTCGTAAGCGTGTAGAAAATAACGCCCCTGAAGATTAG
- a CDS encoding TIGR01777 family oxidoreductase yields the protein MRIFITGGTGLIGQRVIRDRLERGDQILALTRNEGRARKALQVDNASALTLIEGSVTNSGAWKELVSGCDAVIHLAGANITGRWTKKYKSELFRSRIDSTAAIVDAIESASSRPSVLVSASAIGYYGPTGDAIIDERAPVGKGFLPELTSSWEREATRTDAATRVVLLRIGPVLDRKGGVLGKMLLPFKLGLGGTLGLGRQFMSWIHHKDLVGLFDMALSDSTLYGAINATAPNPATNKYFTQCLAKALHRPALFPMPRIVLRVLMGEVANHVFESQRVFPARAERSGYQFVFPHLKEAVVNAARKLPEEKRVGISVSSPDGSGYPTSSTMPTRPIKLLAIPLNVGLLGEDGTVSKETIAALREAEYAGCLVVAATSRSPQAARWVLESAGLQSVVIACNGAVIWSMKRDEPQYHEPLHGHIAAQILEDVRKEDRGVIACVDVLNRSYADLIDAEMLSPGRLAVLPEHVSSFETIFKSPITRLTVLGAEGRMQHLAEIISERFWKTRMVGMFLDDPTTIQMVHPLADKGIALQRIAGRLGLHRDEVMAIGGHANDQGMMDWAGFSVAMADGIHAVRVLANAEVPSRAHHGVVKAIHDYVLSQR from the coding sequence ATGCGAATATTCATTACTGGTGGAACTGGGCTCATTGGGCAGCGTGTGATTCGTGATCGTCTTGAACGAGGCGATCAGATCTTGGCGCTGACGCGTAATGAGGGTCGTGCGCGAAAAGCCCTGCAAGTCGATAATGCTTCAGCGCTTACCCTCATTGAAGGGTCTGTGACCAACAGTGGTGCCTGGAAAGAGTTGGTTTCAGGTTGTGATGCCGTTATTCATCTTGCTGGTGCCAACATTACGGGGCGTTGGACAAAGAAATACAAGAGTGAACTTTTTCGTTCGCGTATAGATTCCACAGCAGCAATTGTTGATGCGATTGAATCAGCATCTTCTCGCCCCAGTGTTCTCGTGAGCGCATCTGCGATCGGTTATTACGGACCAACGGGCGATGCCATTATTGATGAGCGTGCGCCTGTTGGAAAAGGTTTTCTACCAGAGCTCACCTCCAGTTGGGAGCGTGAGGCAACCCGCACAGATGCAGCAACACGTGTTGTTCTCTTGAGAATTGGACCTGTTCTTGATCGCAAGGGTGGCGTGCTTGGAAAAATGCTACTGCCGTTTAAACTTGGCCTGGGCGGAACACTCGGCCTTGGTAGGCAGTTCATGTCATGGATTCATCATAAAGATCTTGTCGGTCTCTTTGATATGGCGCTCAGTGATAGCACACTGTATGGCGCTATTAATGCAACCGCGCCAAATCCTGCGACCAATAAGTATTTTACCCAGTGCTTGGCGAAGGCGCTTCACCGCCCCGCGCTCTTCCCAATGCCACGAATTGTTCTTCGTGTTCTGATGGGTGAGGTTGCGAATCATGTCTTTGAAAGCCAGCGGGTTTTTCCAGCACGTGCGGAGCGTAGTGGGTATCAATTTGTTTTTCCTCATCTCAAGGAAGCAGTGGTTAATGCAGCTCGAAAGCTACCTGAGGAGAAAAGAGTAGGAATTTCTGTTTCCTCACCAGATGGTTCGGGGTACCCCACCAGCTCAACCATGCCCACACGGCCTATTAAGTTATTGGCTATACCGCTCAATGTGGGTCTACTTGGTGAAGATGGAACGGTGTCGAAGGAGACCATCGCAGCACTGCGAGAAGCGGAATATGCCGGTTGTCTGGTGGTAGCAGCCACCTCGCGATCACCACAAGCAGCACGTTGGGTGCTTGAGTCAGCTGGACTGCAATCAGTTGTCATCGCTTGCAACGGGGCAGTCATCTGGAGCATGAAGCGCGATGAGCCGCAATATCATGAACCACTCCATGGCCACATTGCGGCTCAAATTCTCGAAGATGTTCGCAAAGAAGATCGTGGTGTAATTGCATGCGTGGATGTGCTTAATCGCAGTTACGCCGATCTTATTGATGCCGAAATGCTTTCACCCGGCCGTTTAGCGGTGCTGCCAGAACATGTCAGTTCTTTTGAGACGATTTTCAAGAGCCCAATTACACGGCTCACGGTGCTCGGAGCTGAAGGGCGAATGCAGCATCTAGCAGAGATTATTTCAGAACGATTTTGGAAGACTCGAATGGTCGGTATGTTTCTTGATGATCCCACAACGATTCAGATGGTTCATCCGCTCGCAGATAAGGGAATTGCACTCCAACGTATCGCTGGCAGGCTGGGTTTACACCGAGATGAGGTGATGGCAATTGGCGGTCATGCCAACGACCAAGGCATGATGGATTGGGCAGGTTTCAGCGTCGCTATGGCTGATGGAATACATGCGGTGCGCGTTCTTGCGAATGCTGAGGTACCATCTAGAGCACACCACGGAGTTGTTAAGGCGATCCACGACTATGTCCTCTCACAGCGATAA